In Geopsychrobacter electrodiphilus DSM 16401, a single window of DNA contains:
- a CDS encoding IclR family transcriptional regulator yields the protein MADRSLDYFSTTLEKGMRILNLFDEEHSHWSQKHIAEALELNTTSTYRFINTFVEMGYLVKDEKSRQVRLGPMSIALGHRLLRAYDLRRIITPLIEETSRKYNLSIDVAIFVQNAMVMVCRCELPNTLTFHQPVSAQELYCTAIGKVFLAHLPAPDFEQALERQSFLVRTQNTISDRSQLLAHLAEVRVNGYAVNNEEYIRGLLSIGAPIFNPATGRVVGGISFDSTTVETSLPCLVDSYIHILTTLAARVTAMMPAS from the coding sequence ATGGCTGACAGGTCGCTCGATTATTTTTCCACCACCCTGGAGAAGGGGATGCGGATCCTTAACCTGTTTGATGAAGAGCATTCTCACTGGAGCCAGAAGCATATCGCCGAAGCGCTGGAGCTCAATACCACCTCGACCTATCGCTTCATCAACACCTTTGTCGAAATGGGCTATCTGGTCAAGGACGAGAAATCCAGGCAGGTCAGGCTCGGGCCGATGTCGATTGCCCTTGGGCACCGGCTGCTGCGTGCCTATGATCTGCGGCGCATCATTACCCCGCTGATTGAGGAGACCAGTCGGAAGTATAATCTGAGCATCGACGTTGCGATTTTTGTGCAGAATGCCATGGTGATGGTGTGCCGCTGCGAGTTGCCGAATACCCTGACCTTTCACCAGCCGGTCAGCGCTCAGGAGCTTTACTGCACCGCGATTGGTAAGGTGTTTCTGGCCCATCTGCCGGCGCCGGACTTCGAGCAGGCCCTCGAGCGGCAATCCTTTCTGGTCCGCACCCAGAATACCATCAGCGACCGCTCGCAGCTCCTTGCTCATCTGGCCGAGGTGCGGGTCAACGGCTACGCGGTGAATAATGAAGAATACATTCGCGGGTTGCTCTCGATCGGGGCGCCGATCTTCAATCCGGCAACGGGTCGGGTTGTGGGCGGGATCTCCTTTGACTCCACCACGGTGGAGACTTCGCTGCCGTGCCTGGTCGACAGTTATATCCATATTCTGACAACACTGGCCGCACGTGTCACTGCGATGATGCCAGCTTCCTGA